The Corynebacterium sphenisci DSM 44792 genome includes the window CTCCCGGCAGTTGACGCCCGGCTGGGAACCGGGGATGGGCCGCGGCCGCTCATCGCGGGCCGCGGCATCGGCGGCCTCCTCGGCCACCCGCCCGTCCTCGCGGGCCGCGGCGGCGTCCCCCTCGGCGGGGTCGGCGTCCGCGCCGGGGGCGTCGCGGCCGTCCCGGGCGTCCGCGCCGGGCCGGCCGGCGGGCGGCTCCGCGGAGGTCAGGCACACCGGCAGCGCCTGGCCCGCCAGGCGCCGGAGCTGGCCGAAGACCTCCTCGTGGCCGTCGGCGGGCAGCCCGGCGGCGAGCATGGAGCGGCCCACCGGGTTGAGATCGGACATCCGCATCAGGTGGCAGTCCGCGTCCTCGGCGGCCATCGCCGGATCCGGCAGGGTCACCGACCCGGCCTCGTCCAGGCACACGTACTGGTGCGGGGAGCTCAGGTGCAGCCCGAGCAGGCTGCCGGGCACCCCGTGGTGGATGCGCAGCACCCGCGGCGCCTCCTCCTCGGCGGCGACGTAGTACATCGAGTCCAGCTTCCGCCAGCCCCACAGGCCCACCGCCACCGCGGCGATGAGCGCCAGCGCCACCGCGGCGATGACCAGGCGGCGCCCGGAGCCGGGGCCCGCGGCGGCGCCGGGGTCGGCGACCACGGCGCGGCGCTGCTCGGCGGCCGGGCGCATCGCCGCGGCCCGGCCGGCGGCGGTGTCCGGGCGGGGGCCCTCCGCCCCCGGATCGCCCAGCGCCCCGGACAGCGCCGGCTGGGAGGGGGTGGGCGTGGCCGCATCCACCACGTCGGCGACGACCAGGGTGACGTTGTCCGGGCCCCCGGAGCGCAGCGCCAGGGACACCAGGCGCTCCGCCGCCTCGGCGGGGGTGCCCTCGGCCAGGGCCTCGGCGATGGTCTGCGCGCTCACCGGATCGGACAGGCCATCGGAGCAGAGCAGGTAGCGGTCGCCGAGGCGGACCTCCCGGATGGAGGTCGCCGGCTCCACCGGCCGGCCGGTGAGCGCCTTGAGGATGAGCGAGCGCTGCGGGTGCACGCTGGCCTCGTCCGGGGTGAGCTTGCCCTCGTCCACCAGGGACTGCACGTAGGTGTCGTCCCGGGTGATCTGGGTGAGCTCCCCGTCGCGCAGCAGGTAGCCGCGGGAGTCCCCGACATGGCACAGGCCCGCCCGGGCCCCGTCGAAGAGCAGCGCGGTGAGGGTGGTGCCCATGCCCTCGGTGGCCGGGTTGGCCTCCACCTCCTCGGCGATGGTGGCGTTGCCCTCGTGCATCGCCTGGCGCATCGCGGCGATGAGATCCGCGTCCGGCTGATCGTCGTCGAGCTTGGACACCGCCGCGATCATCAGCTGGGAGGCGACCTCCCCGGCGGCGTGCCCGCCCATCCCGTCGGCCAGGGCGAGCAGCCGCGGCCCGGCGTAGGCGGAGTCCTCGTTGTTCTGCCGCACCAGGCCCCGGTCCGAGGCGGTGACGTAGTCCAGGGCCCAGGTCACGGCTGCAGCCTCAGCGTCGTGCGGCCGATGCGGATCTCCATGCCGGTCTCCAGCTTCTCGGGCGCGTCCACCCGCTGCCCGTTGAGGAAGGTGCCGTTGCGCGAGTCGAGGTCCTCCAGGAACCAGTCCCCGTCCCGGGGCAGCAGCCGGGCGTGCCGGGCGGAGGCGTAGTCGTCGTCCAGGACGAAGGCGGAGTCATCGGCCCGGCCGATGGTCACCTCGCGGCTGTTGTCCAGGTTCATCCGGGACCCGGCTAGCGGGCCGGCGGTGACCAGCAGCTGGTGCGGGGTCTGGGTGCGCTGGAAGGGGCGGGCGCGCATCGCCGGCGCCGCGGCGCGCACCGGGCGCAGCCCGGATGCCGCGTTCGCGTCGGCGCGCAGGCCCCGCATGGTCATCCAGATGAAGAACCACAGCAGGACCAGGACCGCGATGCGCGACAGCAGGAAGACAATCGCCTCCACGTCCATTCCTCCTTAATCCATGCCCCGCCGATTCCGGTGCATGCGGTGAGACTACCCGGCGGACGGGGCCCGCGGGAGGGGCGGTGCGCGCCGGCTCAGCCGATCCGCACCTCGATCACCGAGTGCCCCATCGAGATCACGTCCCCGTCGGCGAGCAGCCAGTTCTCCACCGGGGTGTCGTTGACCAGGGTGCCGTTGGTGGAGCGCAGGTCCACTAGCACCGCATCCCGGCCGTCCCAGGTGATCTCCGCATGCTGCCGGGACACCCCGGTGTCCGGCAGCCGGAAATCGCAGGCGGTGCCCCGGCCGATGATGGTGGAGCCCCGGCGCACCGCGTGGGTGCGGTTGGACCCGTCCTGCAGCAGCAGGGTGACCTGCGCCGCCGCGGCCGCCGCGGCCTCGGTGGGGGCCCCGCCGGCCGGGGCGAACTCCGCGTCCGCCCAGGCCCGCTCCCGCCAGTCGCCGTCGTCCTCCCCGGCGGCGGCGCCCGCCGCGGCCGGGTCGACGCGGGCCGCCGGCGGCGGCACCTCCACCGCGGAGGTGCCCCGGGCGTCCGGGGCGGGCCGGCCGTCCTCGGCG containing:
- a CDS encoding DUF3662 and FHA domain-containing protein, with amino-acid sequence MDFLGRIRKLDSSLQRGLDNGFARVFGGKVVPNELEECLKQEIEDFLMQDANGRFLAPNDFRIGVSPVDFDHLGEAEPGLPGDLADRMSRYCRNNGWALSGPVSVRLELVSSLHTGQLKTASQFTSGNRIESGYVGDRAEPRTDPDGPRAEDGRPAPDARGTSAVEVPPPAARVDPAAAGAAAGEDDGDWRERAWADAEFAPAGGAPTEAAAAAAAQVTLLLQDGSNRTHAVRRGSTIIGRGTACDFRLPDTGVSRQHAEITWDGRDAVLVDLRSTNGTLVNDTPVENWLLADGDVISMGHSVIEVRIG
- a CDS encoding PP2C family protein-serine/threonine phosphatase, whose amino-acid sequence is MTWALDYVTASDRGLVRQNNEDSAYAGPRLLALADGMGGHAAGEVASQLMIAAVSKLDDDQPDADLIAAMRQAMHEGNATIAEEVEANPATEGMGTTLTALLFDGARAGLCHVGDSRGYLLRDGELTQITRDDTYVQSLVDEGKLTPDEASVHPQRSLILKALTGRPVEPATSIREVRLGDRYLLCSDGLSDPVSAQTIAEALAEGTPAEAAERLVSLALRSGGPDNVTLVVADVVDAATPTPSQPALSGALGDPGAEGPRPDTAAGRAAAMRPAAEQRRAVVADPGAAAGPGSGRRLVIAAVALALIAAVAVGLWGWRKLDSMYYVAAEEEAPRVLRIHHGVPGSLLGLHLSSPHQYVCLDEAGSVTLPDPAMAAEDADCHLMRMSDLNPVGRSMLAAGLPADGHEEVFGQLRRLAGQALPVCLTSAEPPAGRPGADARDGRDAPGADADPAEGDAAAAREDGRVAEEAADAAARDERPRPIPGSQPGVNCREVTIP
- a CDS encoding FHA domain-containing protein FhaB/FipA, whose translation is MEAIVFLLSRIAVLVLLWFFIWMTMRGLRADANAASGLRPVRAAAPAMRARPFQRTQTPHQLLVTAGPLAGSRMNLDNSREVTIGRADDSAFVLDDDYASARHARLLPRDGDWFLEDLDSRNGTFLNGQRVDAPEKLETGMEIRIGRTTLRLQP